A genomic window from Chrysoperla carnea chromosome 3, inChrCarn1.1, whole genome shotgun sequence includes:
- the LOC123295348 gene encoding proteasome subunit beta type-1 — protein MMANMMNGGLPDYQIPGGRQTSQFSPYADNGGSIVAIAGDNFVVIGADTRLSTGFQIYTRNQSKLFKINENTVLGCSGCWCDALTLTRILAARTQMYAHDHHKQMTTPATAQMLSTILYYKRFFPYYVSNILAGLDGDGKGCVYSYDPIGHCEKATYRAGGSSGALLQPLLDNQIGLKNMQNVDAESSKLTIEKALAILKDTFISAAERDIYTGDSIHINIITKDGIKFETFELRKD, from the exons ATGATGGCAAATATGATGAATGGAGGCCTTCCCGATTATCAAATACCCGGGGGTAGACAAACATCTCAATTTAGTCCATACGCAGATAATGGAGG gAGTATTGTCGCAATCGCTGGTgataattttgttgtaattgGTGCAGATACACGTCTTAGTACCGGTTTCCAAATTTACACCCGTAATCAAAGTAAATTGTTCAAAATCAACGAGAATACCGTTCTTGGATGTTCAGGATGCTGGTGTGATGCCTTGACTTTAACACGTATACTTGCAGCTCGTACTCAAATGTACGCCCATGACCATCATAAACAAATGACAACACCTGCCACAGCGCAAATGTTATCGACTATTTTATACTATAAACGATTTTTCCCATATTATGTGTCCAACATTCTAGCTGGATTAGATGGTGACGGTAAAGGATGCGTATACAGCTATGATCCAATTGGTCATTGTGAGAAAGCTACATATCGAGCTGGTGGATCATCTGGGGCACTACTTCAACCATTATTAGATAATCAAATTGGTttgaaaaatatgcaaaatgtAGATGCAGAAAGTAGCAAGCTAACTATTGAGAAGGCGTTGGCTATTTtaaaagatacatttatttcagcTGCTGAACGTGATATTTATACAGGTGATAGTATTCATATAAACATCATCACCAAGGAtggaattaaatttgaaacatttgaaTTGCGTAAAGATTAA
- the LOC123295421 gene encoding endothelial differentiation-related factor 1 homolog, translated as MSEWDTVTVLRKKAPKASQMKSEAAVNAARRQGIAVETQQKWGAGSNKQHVTTKNTAKLDRETEELKHESVPLSMGKLIQQGRQAKGMSQKDLATKINEKPQVVNDYEAGRGIPNNLVIGKIEKVLGIKLRGS; from the exons atgtcTGAGTGGGATACAGTTACAGTTTTACGTAAAAAAGCTCCAAAAGCTTCACAAATGAAAAGTGAGGCTGCAGTTAATGCTGCACGTCGACAAGGAATTGCCGTTGAAACACAACAAAAAT ggGGAGCTGGAAGTAATAAACAACAtgttacaacaaaaaatacagCTAAATTGGATCGGGAAACAGAAGAATTAAAACATGAGTCAGTACCTTTAAGTATGGGTAAACTGATTCAACAGGGACGTCAAGCTAAAGGAATGAGTCAAAAAGATCTGGCAACC aaaataaatgaaaaacctCAAGTTGTAAATGATTACGAAGCTGGCCGCGGAATACCAAACAATTTGGTGAttggtaaaattgaaaaagtattgGGTATCAAATTGCGAG GTTCTTAG